The following coding sequences are from one Actinomycetota bacterium window:
- the nifS gene encoding cysteine desulfurase NifS yields MDYAATTPMRREVLDAMMPYLTDEFGNPSSLYTLGRRNRGVIEEARERIAAFLGADPREIIFTSGGTEADNFAVKGTVYANEKKGNHIITTPIEHHAVLAPCHYLEKRGFDVTYLPVDEYGLVEAADVAKAITDKTVLVSVMHANNEIGTIEPIGEISKVTRDKKVLFHTDAVQTFGHIPTKVDVLGVDLLSISAHKLYGPKGVGALYVRKGTKMVPIMHGGGQEHNRRGGTHNVAGIVGFAKAVELAEEEMDAEAKRLIELRDYLIAGIVERVEDVRVNGHPEKRLPNNVSVCLNGAEGEAILLSLDMENISCSSGSACTSGTLDPSHVLLAIGVPPEVAHSSLRLTFGGTTTKAEIDYVLEVLPPIITKLRAMSPLDASWGKKC; encoded by the coding sequence ATGGATTACGCGGCTACGACGCCGATGAGACGAGAGGTTCTCGACGCGATGATGCCGTATTTGACCGATGAGTTCGGCAACCCGTCTTCGCTCTATACGTTAGGGCGAAGGAACAGGGGCGTCATCGAGGAAGCCCGCGAGCGCATCGCGGCGTTTCTCGGAGCCGACCCGAGGGAGATAATCTTTACGAGCGGCGGGACCGAGGCCGACAATTTTGCCGTCAAGGGGACGGTCTACGCGAATGAAAAAAAGGGTAATCATATAATAACCACCCCAATCGAGCACCATGCGGTGTTGGCGCCATGCCACTATCTCGAGAAACGCGGTTTCGATGTCACGTACCTGCCGGTCGATGAGTATGGTCTGGTCGAAGCGGCCGACGTCGCAAAAGCGATAACCGATAAGACGGTGCTCGTCTCGGTCATGCACGCGAATAACGAAATCGGCACAATCGAGCCGATAGGGGAGATATCGAAGGTGACCCGCGACAAAAAGGTATTGTTCCATACCGACGCGGTGCAGACCTTCGGCCACATCCCGACCAAGGTCGATGTGCTCGGCGTCGATTTACTCTCGATCTCCGCGCATAAGCTGTATGGCCCGAAAGGCGTCGGCGCGCTCTATGTCCGCAAGGGGACGAAGATGGTACCGATAATGCACGGCGGCGGCCAGGAGCACAACCGCCGCGGCGGGACGCACAATGTCGCCGGCATCGTAGGCTTCGCCAAGGCGGTCGAGCTGGCCGAAGAAGAGATGGACGCCGAGGCTAAGCGCCTCATCGAATTACGCGATTATCTCATCGCCGGCATCGTCGAGCGGGTCGAAGATGTCCGGGTCAACGGCCATCCGGAAAAGCGCTTGCCGAACAACGTGAGCGTATGTTTGAACGGGGCGGAGGGCGAGGCGATTCTGTTAAGTCTCGATATGGAGAATATCAGCTGTTCGAGCGGCTCAGCGTGTACCTCTGGCACTCTCGACCCATCGCACGTCCTCCTGGCCATCGGTGTACCGCCGGAGGTGGCGCATAGCTCGCTCAGGCTGACGTTCGGCGGCACGACGACCAAAGCCGAGATAGATTACGTCTTGGAGGTCTTGCCGCCTATCATAACCAAGCTGCGCGCCATGTCGCCGCTCGACGCATCCTGGGGTAAGAAGTGTTAG
- the cysE gene encoding serine O-acetyltransferase, with product MFKALREEIKTIFEKDPAAKSVLEVVFCYPGFHAILMHRFAHLLYERRVPLIPRIISQFNRFLTGIEIHPGAQIGRRFFIDHGMGVVIGETAEIGDDVLLYQNSTLGGTGKEKGKRHPTIGDRVVVGAGAKVLGAITVGDDVKVGAGSVVVRSVPANTTVVGIPGRVVMSHGKHLSAEEVLEHGHLPDPEAQAIKCLGDKIRELEQKIEALSKGEQPSELRVVPGEQGETSCGIDLGATQKEG from the coding sequence GTGTTTAAGGCGCTAAGGGAAGAGATAAAAACGATATTTGAAAAAGACCCGGCGGCAAAGAGCGTGCTGGAGGTAGTCTTCTGCTACCCGGGGTTTCACGCTATCTTAATGCATCGATTCGCGCACTTGCTTTACGAAAGGCGCGTGCCGCTCATACCGCGCATCATATCTCAATTTAACAGATTTCTAACCGGAATCGAAATCCATCCGGGAGCGCAAATCGGGAGGCGCTTCTTTATCGACCACGGCATGGGCGTAGTGATAGGAGAGACCGCCGAAATCGGCGATGATGTCCTCTTGTACCAGAACTCGACTCTCGGAGGTACCGGCAAAGAAAAAGGAAAACGCCACCCCACAATCGGCGACCGGGTTGTCGTCGGCGCGGGCGCTAAGGTCCTTGGCGCCATCACCGTCGGCGACGACGTAAAAGTCGGAGCCGGCTCGGTCGTGGTGCGCTCGGTGCCGGCAAACACCACCGTAGTCGGCATACCGGGGCGCGTCGTTATGAGCCATGGGAAGCACTTGAGCGCCGAAGAAGTCCTCGAGCACGGGCATCTGCCCGACCCGGAAGCCCAGGCCATCAAATGCCTGGGGGATAAGATACGCGAGCTTGAACAAAAGATAGAAGCCCTGTCGAAGGGGGAGCAGCCGTCGGAGTTGCGGGTAGTCCCCGGTGAGCAGGGGGAGACATCGTGCGGCATCGACTTAGGCGCGACGCAAAAAGAAGGATAA
- the cysK gene encoding cysteine synthase A, producing the protein MAQIYNDLSETVGRTPLVRLNRVTDGADAVVVAKIESFNPAGSVKDRIGVNMIDFAEREGKLRPGQTIVTFASGGARAKGSTIIEPTSGNTGIALAFVAAARGYKVILTMPDTMSLERRNLLKAYGAELILTSGAEGMKGAIAKAEEIGRENQEFYMPQQFENLANPDIHRRTTAEEIWRDTDGAIDILVAGVGTGGTITGVSEVIKERKPGFKAIAVEPTDSPVLSGGQPGPHKIQGIGAGFVPPVLNQEIIDEIVQVTNDQAFEYTRRLAREEGILAGISSGAAACAAVQIAQRREYRGKLIVVLLPDTGERYLSNPVFADFE; encoded by the coding sequence ATGGCGCAAATCTATAACGACCTTTCGGAGACTGTCGGTCGAACGCCTTTAGTCAGGCTCAACCGGGTCACCGACGGGGCGGACGCGGTGGTCGTTGCGAAGATAGAGTCGTTCAACCCGGCCGGCAGCGTAAAAGACCGAATCGGTGTCAACATGATCGACTTCGCCGAGCGCGAGGGAAAGTTGCGTCCCGGGCAGACCATCGTGACCTTCGCAAGCGGCGGCGCAAGGGCGAAAGGCTCGACCATAATCGAGCCTACTAGCGGAAACACGGGAATTGCGCTCGCTTTTGTCGCGGCGGCCCGTGGATATAAGGTCATTCTTACCATGCCGGATACGATGAGCCTCGAGCGGCGCAATCTGCTCAAGGCGTACGGCGCGGAGCTTATTCTCACCTCCGGCGCGGAAGGCATGAAGGGGGCGATTGCTAAAGCGGAAGAGATAGGCCGCGAAAACCAGGAATTTTATATGCCGCAGCAATTCGAGAACCTGGCCAACCCCGATATCCATCGCCGGACGACGGCGGAGGAGATATGGCGCGACACCGATGGCGCAATCGACATATTGGTAGCAGGCGTCGGGACCGGCGGGACTATTACCGGCGTCTCCGAAGTAATAAAGGAGCGCAAACCCGGTTTTAAGGCCATCGCCGTCGAGCCGACCGATTCACCAGTGCTCTCTGGTGGACAGCCGGGTCCGCATAAGATTCAAGGAATCGGGGCGGGCTTCGTGCCGCCGGTGCTCAATCAAGAGATAATAGATGAGATAGTCCAGGTCACAAATGACCAGGCGTTTGAGTATACTCGCAGGTTAGCCCGCGAGGAGGGCATACTGGCGGGCATCTCAAGCGGTGCCGCGGCCTGCGCCGCGGTCCAGATAGCCCAGCGTCGAGAGTACCGGGGCAAGCTGATCGTAGTTCTTCTGCCCGATACCGGTGAGCGGTATTTGAGCAACCCGGTCTTCGCCGATTTTGAATAA
- a CDS encoding Rrf2 family transcriptional regulator, whose translation MKFSAKSEYALRALVDMTHYFGQGPVGVREIAARQGIPERFLEQQVTVLRKAGLVKSRRGAQGGVLLARDPESITVFEVIEALEGSPAEVSCAGSYASECARNAQCAIQDLWCQVGRAVERVLKGTTLRQLAMDQVHYDQTLKPMYYI comes from the coding sequence ATGAAATTTTCGGCCAAGAGCGAGTACGCGCTTAGGGCATTAGTCGATATGACACACTATTTCGGACAAGGCCCCGTCGGCGTGCGCGAAATAGCGGCGCGCCAGGGTATTCCCGAGCGCTTTCTTGAACAGCAAGTAACGGTTTTGCGCAAAGCAGGACTAGTAAAAAGCCGGCGCGGCGCCCAGGGCGGGGTTTTGTTGGCGCGCGACCCGGAGAGTATCACGGTCTTTGAGGTAATAGAAGCCCTGGAGGGGTCGCCCGCCGAGGTGAGCTGTGCCGGGAGCTATGCGTCCGAGTGCGCGAGAAACGCGCAGTGCGCGATACAAGACCTTTGGTGCCAAGTCGGACGCGCGGTCGAGCGTGTCCTCAAGGGGACGACCTTGAGGCAGCTGGCGATGGACCAGGTTCACTATGACCAAACACTCAAACCGATGTATTATATCTAA